In one Pseudarthrobacter oxydans genomic region, the following are encoded:
- the nirB gene encoding nitrite reductase large subunit NirB, producing the protein MTEQTSSTETPRRIVVAGGGPAAHRFADAMHARGLDGWHVTVLTEEAHLPYDRVALSKALTDKDVDLTLGTAAMWEHPSLELRTGERVVKINAEAKSVETAAGNTFEYDELVVATGSNAARLPIPGAEHTHVYRTLEDVWAINEAIAGLKEKLGRKVNAVTIGGGLLGLESAAGTEQLGANPIVIDGSQWLMATQLDEGAGQAMGRLIKAKGFEVHGGVFPSEVLSDDDGQVTGVLMADGRIIDADMVIVAIGVRPRDELFRAAEGEEQVFSLGPRGGVVINDYCETEVPGIWAIGEVANYGGMCLGLVAPANTMAEIVADRLHGGDATFPGFDTATKLKLSGVDVASFGDAFAKTEHALEIVYADPARGVYQKIVTTDDAKTLLGGIFVGDATPYMSLRPLLGRELPAEPGAFLSAAGGGDAPETELPDDATLCSCNNVTAGSIRDAINGCGACEGNAPVQELGELKGCTRAGTQCGSCVPMLKKLLETELTKSGVEVSKALCEHIELSRQELFDAIRVLELTSFEEIMAKYGTGAGCDICKPTIANILASQNSAYVLDAGRGTLQDTNDRALANMQKDGTYSVVPRIAGGEITPKKLGVIAAVAEKYNLYTKITGGQRIDMFGARLEQLPEIWKELVDAGFESGQAYGKSLRTVKSCVGSTWCRFGVQDSVAMAIQLELRYRGLRSPHKLKMGVSGCARECAEARGKDVGVIATADGWNLYVGGNGGATPAHAQLLAKDLDDETLIKYIDRYFMYYIRTADRLQRTARWQEELDGGIKHVEDVVVKDTLGIAADLEAAMAKHVDTYIDEWADTLKDPERLRRFRSFVNAPDQKDDSITFVPDERGQMRPATPEEKAAAAQQPVLIGASIPVRPSNGNEA; encoded by the coding sequence GTGACCGAACAGACTTCAAGCACAGAGACTCCGCGCCGCATCGTCGTCGCCGGCGGCGGCCCCGCGGCCCACCGTTTTGCGGACGCAATGCATGCCCGTGGCCTCGATGGCTGGCATGTCACGGTCCTCACTGAGGAAGCCCACCTCCCCTACGACCGGGTGGCCCTGTCCAAGGCCCTCACAGACAAAGACGTCGACCTGACGTTGGGGACGGCGGCCATGTGGGAGCACCCTTCCCTGGAACTCAGGACCGGCGAGCGTGTCGTCAAGATCAACGCCGAAGCCAAGAGCGTGGAAACCGCTGCCGGCAACACTTTCGAGTATGACGAACTGGTGGTTGCCACCGGTTCGAATGCTGCCCGCCTTCCCATCCCGGGCGCCGAACACACGCACGTCTACCGCACCCTCGAAGACGTGTGGGCCATCAACGAGGCCATCGCCGGGCTGAAGGAGAAGCTGGGCCGCAAGGTCAACGCCGTCACCATCGGCGGCGGGCTCCTGGGCCTCGAGTCCGCCGCCGGCACTGAGCAGCTGGGCGCCAACCCCATCGTCATCGACGGTTCGCAGTGGCTGATGGCCACACAGCTGGACGAAGGCGCGGGCCAGGCCATGGGCCGGCTCATCAAGGCCAAGGGCTTTGAGGTCCACGGCGGCGTGTTCCCGTCCGAGGTTCTCTCGGACGACGACGGCCAGGTCACCGGCGTCCTCATGGCGGACGGCCGCATCATCGACGCGGACATGGTCATTGTGGCCATCGGCGTCCGGCCCCGCGACGAACTCTTCCGCGCCGCCGAGGGCGAGGAACAGGTGTTCAGCCTGGGTCCCCGCGGCGGCGTGGTCATCAACGACTACTGCGAAACCGAAGTGCCGGGCATCTGGGCCATCGGCGAAGTGGCCAACTACGGCGGCATGTGCCTGGGCCTGGTCGCTCCGGCCAACACCATGGCGGAGATCGTGGCAGACCGCCTGCACGGCGGGGACGCCACCTTCCCGGGCTTCGACACCGCCACCAAGCTCAAGCTGTCCGGCGTGGACGTGGCCAGCTTCGGTGACGCGTTCGCCAAGACCGAGCACGCCCTCGAAATCGTTTATGCCGACCCGGCCCGCGGCGTGTACCAGAAGATCGTCACCACCGATGACGCCAAGACCCTGCTGGGCGGCATCTTCGTCGGCGACGCCACACCGTACATGAGCCTGCGTCCGCTGCTGGGCCGCGAACTTCCCGCCGAGCCCGGCGCCTTCCTCAGCGCGGCAGGCGGCGGCGACGCTCCCGAAACCGAACTGCCGGACGACGCAACCCTGTGCTCCTGCAACAACGTCACTGCCGGAAGCATCCGTGACGCCATCAACGGCTGCGGCGCCTGCGAGGGCAACGCCCCCGTCCAGGAACTGGGCGAACTGAAGGGCTGCACCCGCGCCGGCACCCAGTGCGGTTCCTGCGTGCCGATGCTCAAGAAGCTGCTGGAAACCGAGCTGACCAAGTCCGGCGTCGAGGTTTCCAAGGCACTCTGCGAGCACATCGAACTGTCCCGCCAGGAACTGTTCGACGCCATCCGCGTCCTGGAGCTGACCTCCTTCGAAGAGATCATGGCCAAGTACGGCACCGGCGCCGGCTGCGACATCTGCAAGCCGACCATCGCCAACATCCTGGCCAGCCAGAACAGCGCCTACGTCCTGGACGCCGGCCGCGGCACCCTGCAGGACACCAACGACCGCGCCCTGGCCAACATGCAGAAGGACGGCACCTACTCGGTGGTCCCCCGCATCGCCGGCGGCGAGATCACCCCCAAGAAGCTCGGTGTCATCGCGGCCGTCGCGGAGAAGTACAACCTGTACACCAAGATCACCGGCGGCCAGCGCATCGACATGTTCGGCGCCCGGCTCGAGCAGCTGCCGGAGATCTGGAAGGAACTGGTGGACGCCGGCTTCGAATCCGGCCAGGCGTACGGCAAGAGCCTGCGCACCGTGAAGTCCTGCGTCGGATCCACCTGGTGCAGGTTCGGCGTCCAGGACTCGGTGGCCATGGCCATCCAGCTGGAGTTGCGCTACCGCGGCCTCCGCAGCCCGCACAAGCTCAAGATGGGCGTCTCCGGCTGCGCCCGTGAATGTGCCGAGGCCCGCGGCAAGGACGTCGGCGTGATCGCCACCGCGGACGGCTGGAACCTGTACGTCGGCGGCAACGGCGGCGCCACTCCTGCCCACGCCCAGCTGCTGGCCAAGGACCTGGATGACGAGACGCTGATCAAGTACATCGACCGATACTTCATGTACTACATCCGCACCGCGGACAGGCTGCAGCGCACCGCACGCTGGCAGGAAGAGCTCGACGGCGGCATCAAGCACGTTGAGGACGTGGTGGTCAAGGACACCCTGGGCATCGCCGCGGACCTGGAAGCCGCCATGGCCAAGCACGTGGACACCTACATTGACGAATGGGCAGACACCCTCAAGGACCCCGAGCGCCTGCGCCGGTTCCGCTCCTTCGTCAACGCCCCCGACCAGAAAGACGACTCCATCACCTTCGTCCCGGACGAGCGCGGCCAGATGCGCCCCGCCACCCCGGAGGAAAAGGCGGCGGCCGCCCAGCAGCCAGTCCTGATCGGAGCCTCCATCCCCGTCCGGCCCAGCAACGGGAACGAGGCATAG
- the nirD gene encoding nitrite reductase small subunit NirD: MTATLELGALEAGMDEAVSGIAGWHTVCRVDDLEVAWGEAALIAGRQVALFRTGADEVFAVAHEDPATGAHVMARGILGSRGERPTIASPLHKEVYDLETGECFSSPDLSLATFRTRVAGGVVEIEL, encoded by the coding sequence ATGACGGCAACACTGGAACTTGGGGCACTCGAAGCCGGCATGGATGAGGCTGTCTCCGGCATTGCCGGCTGGCACACCGTCTGCCGGGTGGACGACTTGGAGGTTGCCTGGGGTGAAGCCGCCCTGATCGCGGGACGCCAGGTTGCACTCTTCCGCACCGGCGCCGACGAGGTTTTCGCGGTGGCCCATGAGGACCCTGCAACGGGCGCCCATGTCATGGCACGCGGAATCCTGGGCTCACGCGGCGAGCGTCCCACCATCGCTTCGCCGCTGCACAAAGAGGTCTACGACCTTGAAACGGGTGAATGCTTCAGCAGCCCGGACCTGAGCCTTGCCACATTCCGGACCCGCGTTGCAGGCGGAGTCGTGGAGATCGAGCTGTAG
- a CDS encoding phospho-sugar mutase → MTSSDADFRLLNEAREWAAQDPDPVTSASLLELVQLVDNGVPAARQELADSFRGTLQFGTAGLRAALGPGPNRMNRVVVRRAAAGLADFLLSAVAEASPGTRPRAVVGYDARYNSDIFAEETAAIFTAAGIETFLMPAALPTPLLAYAVRALECDGGVMVTASHNPPQDNGYKVYLGRHAVADSGNGAQIVAPYDAEIAARINAVGPLESITLAPAGWTLLDSSIASDYERATAGLALPDHFPARDLRIVLTPLHGVGGGTALAVLNAAGFTDITLVAEQAEPDPDFPTVSFPNPEEPGALDLALEAAERQAADIVIANDPDADRAAVAAKDPDTGAWRMLRGDEVGALLGAHIAARLAAGGGKDDGGADESGKGVFANSIVSSRLLARIAAAAGYAHQETLTGFKWISRVPGLVYGYEEALGYCVAPDLVRDKDGISAALLIAELAAAAKADGKSVFDTLDELYLQHGLHASDQLSIRVADLGLLDAMMNRLRVSPPETFGSSAVEVYADLAEGSDGLPPTDGLLYVTRNLTRVIIRPSGTEPKLKCYLEVIHHVGSAAELPAARQAARAALDEVLRDVSEALGL, encoded by the coding sequence ATGACGTCTTCCGATGCCGATTTCCGCCTGCTCAATGAAGCCCGCGAATGGGCTGCCCAAGACCCGGATCCCGTCACATCGGCTTCCCTCCTGGAACTCGTCCAGCTCGTCGACAACGGCGTCCCCGCCGCACGCCAGGAACTGGCGGACAGCTTCCGCGGCACACTGCAGTTCGGCACGGCGGGGCTCCGGGCCGCCCTGGGGCCGGGCCCGAACCGGATGAACCGGGTGGTGGTGCGGCGGGCCGCTGCCGGCCTCGCGGACTTCCTGCTCTCGGCGGTGGCCGAGGCCTCGCCGGGAACGCGGCCGCGCGCCGTCGTCGGCTACGACGCCCGCTACAACTCGGACATCTTCGCGGAAGAAACTGCCGCCATCTTCACGGCCGCCGGAATCGAGACCTTCCTGATGCCCGCGGCGCTGCCCACTCCCCTGCTGGCCTACGCGGTCCGGGCGCTGGAGTGCGACGGCGGCGTCATGGTGACCGCCAGCCACAATCCTCCCCAGGACAACGGCTACAAGGTGTACCTGGGCCGCCACGCCGTGGCGGACAGCGGCAACGGTGCCCAGATCGTGGCCCCCTACGATGCCGAGATCGCGGCCAGGATCAACGCCGTGGGGCCGCTGGAATCCATCACCCTGGCCCCTGCCGGCTGGACCCTCCTGGACAGCTCCATCGCGTCAGACTACGAACGGGCGACCGCCGGGCTGGCCCTGCCGGACCACTTCCCGGCCCGCGACCTGCGCATTGTCCTGACCCCCCTGCACGGCGTGGGCGGCGGGACCGCACTGGCAGTGCTGAACGCGGCAGGTTTCACGGACATCACGCTGGTGGCGGAACAGGCCGAGCCGGACCCGGACTTTCCCACTGTCAGCTTCCCGAATCCGGAAGAGCCCGGGGCACTTGACCTCGCGCTGGAGGCCGCTGAGCGGCAGGCCGCGGACATCGTGATCGCCAATGATCCGGATGCCGACCGGGCCGCCGTTGCGGCCAAGGACCCGGACACCGGGGCCTGGCGGATGCTCCGCGGGGACGAAGTGGGCGCGCTGCTTGGCGCGCACATAGCCGCCCGGCTTGCCGCGGGCGGAGGAAAGGACGACGGCGGCGCGGACGAAAGCGGCAAGGGCGTGTTCGCGAATTCGATCGTGTCCTCCAGGCTGCTGGCCCGCATCGCTGCGGCAGCCGGATACGCCCACCAGGAAACCCTCACCGGTTTCAAGTGGATTTCCCGGGTTCCCGGGCTGGTGTACGGCTACGAGGAAGCGCTGGGATACTGCGTGGCCCCGGACCTGGTGCGGGACAAGGACGGCATTTCGGCTGCCCTCCTCATTGCCGAACTTGCCGCGGCCGCCAAGGCTGACGGCAAATCCGTCTTTGACACCCTGGACGAGCTCTACCTGCAGCACGGCCTGCACGCCAGCGACCAGCTCAGCATCAGGGTTGCGGACCTGGGGCTGCTGGACGCCATGATGAACCGGCTGAGGGTTTCCCCGCCGGAAACGTTCGGGTCATCCGCAGTCGAGGTTTATGCCGATCTTGCCGAGGGCAGCGACGGGCTTCCGCCCACTGACGGCCTCCTGTACGTCACCAGGAACCTCACCAGGGTGATCATCCGGCCCAGCGGCACCGAGCCCAAGCTCAAGTGCTACCTCGAGGTGATCCACCATGTGGGGTCCGCGGCCGAACTGCCCGCCGCCCGGCAGGCGGCGCGGGCCGCGCTGGACGAGGTGCTCCGTGACGTCAGCGAAGCCCTGGGGCTCTAG
- a CDS encoding purine-nucleoside phosphorylase, which translates to MSTTDFLNTDPFAAAHAAADYIAEETGVDSHDVALVLGSGWAEAADLIGETTATLSAEEVPGFHAPAVEGHVGTIRSVLTKGGKRALVLGARTHYYEGKGVRAVVHGIRAAAAAGCKTLVLTNGCGGLQEQWTPGTPVLISDHINLTAASPLEGATFVDLTDLYSARIRGLAREVDASLEEGVYAQFPGPHYETPAEVQYAKRIGADLVGMSTALEAIAGRHAGMEVFGISLVTNLAAGISPRPLSHQEVIESGQAAGPRISKLLAEIIARL; encoded by the coding sequence GTGAGTACAACTGACTTCCTGAACACCGATCCCTTCGCGGCCGCACATGCCGCCGCCGACTACATCGCCGAGGAAACAGGCGTGGACAGCCACGACGTCGCCCTCGTGCTCGGCTCCGGTTGGGCTGAGGCGGCCGACCTGATCGGCGAGACCACCGCGACCCTGTCCGCGGAAGAAGTTCCAGGCTTCCATGCTCCTGCCGTGGAGGGCCACGTGGGCACCATCCGCTCGGTGCTGACCAAGGGCGGCAAGAGGGCCCTGGTCCTGGGCGCAAGGACGCACTACTACGAGGGCAAGGGCGTGCGCGCGGTGGTGCACGGCATCCGCGCGGCCGCGGCGGCGGGCTGCAAAACCCTGGTGCTCACCAACGGCTGCGGCGGCCTGCAGGAACAGTGGACCCCGGGAACTCCCGTGCTGATCAGCGACCACATCAACCTCACCGCCGCCTCTCCGCTGGAGGGCGCCACCTTCGTGGACCTCACGGACCTTTACTCGGCGCGGATCCGCGGCCTGGCCAGGGAGGTTGACGCCTCCCTGGAGGAGGGCGTGTATGCGCAGTTCCCCGGCCCGCACTACGAGACGCCGGCCGAGGTGCAGTACGCCAAGCGCATCGGCGCGGACCTGGTGGGCATGTCCACGGCGCTGGAGGCCATCGCCGGGCGGCACGCAGGGATGGAAGTCTTCGGCATCTCGCTGGTCACCAACCTTGCCGCCGGCATCAGCCCCCGGCCCTTGAGCCACCAGGAAGTCATCGAGTCCGGACAGGCGGCGGGGCCGCGGATTTCCAAGCTGCTCGCCGAAATCATCGCCCGGCTCTGA
- a CDS encoding NAD(P)H-quinone dehydrogenase yields the protein MTTHPDFSSPRIAILGGGPGGYEAAMVAASLGAQVTIIERAGLGGSAVLTDVVPSKTLIATADLMTRVGEAGELGVKFDVDGGDFVPVMRADLKHINDRLLNLARSQSKDIHDGLEHQGVRILAGSGRLLDDHTIEVLTAEGTETVEADTILLAVGAHPRELATARPDGERILNWTQIYDLDELPEELIVVGSGVTGAEFASAYNGLGSKVTLISSRDRVLPGSDVDAAVVLEEVFERRGVRVLSRSRAESVERTDDGVLVTLSDGSKVTGSHCLLCLGSIPNTAGIGLEEAGVALSESGHIKVDGVSRTSAPNIYAAGDCTGVLPLASVAAMQGRIAVAHFMGDTVTPLKLHQVASNIFTSPEIANVGVSEAEIDSGKYQGDVIKLSLRSNARAKMRNHRDGFVKIFARKGSGTVIGGVVVGPNASELIFPISIAVKQKLHVDDVASTFTVYPSLSGSISEAARRLHVHL from the coding sequence GTGACTACGCATCCAGATTTCAGCTCGCCCCGGATCGCAATCCTGGGAGGTGGTCCCGGCGGGTACGAAGCCGCCATGGTGGCCGCCTCGCTCGGGGCGCAGGTCACCATCATCGAGCGGGCCGGGCTGGGCGGATCAGCGGTGCTGACCGACGTCGTCCCGTCCAAGACCCTGATCGCCACCGCGGACCTCATGACGCGCGTCGGCGAGGCGGGCGAGCTGGGAGTGAAATTCGACGTCGACGGCGGCGACTTTGTCCCGGTAATGCGCGCCGACCTCAAGCACATCAACGACCGGCTGCTGAACCTCGCGCGCAGCCAGTCCAAGGACATCCATGACGGCCTGGAGCACCAGGGAGTGCGGATCCTTGCCGGATCCGGCCGCCTGCTGGACGACCACACCATCGAGGTCCTCACGGCGGAGGGCACCGAAACAGTTGAAGCGGACACCATCCTGCTCGCCGTGGGTGCCCACCCGCGCGAGCTTGCCACGGCCAGGCCGGATGGCGAGCGGATCCTCAACTGGACGCAGATCTACGACCTCGATGAACTGCCTGAGGAACTGATCGTGGTGGGTTCCGGTGTCACGGGCGCAGAATTCGCCTCCGCGTACAACGGCCTGGGGTCCAAGGTGACGCTGATTTCGAGCCGTGACCGCGTGCTTCCCGGGTCCGACGTGGATGCTGCAGTGGTGCTGGAGGAAGTGTTCGAGCGCCGCGGCGTCCGCGTCCTGTCCCGTTCCCGCGCCGAGAGCGTGGAACGGACGGACGACGGCGTGCTGGTCACCCTCAGCGACGGGTCCAAGGTCACCGGCAGCCATTGCCTGCTGTGCCTGGGCTCCATCCCCAACACGGCCGGAATCGGCCTCGAGGAGGCCGGAGTGGCGCTCAGCGAGAGCGGCCATATTAAAGTCGACGGCGTTTCACGCACCTCCGCGCCCAACATCTACGCCGCAGGCGACTGCACCGGCGTGCTCCCGCTGGCCTCCGTCGCGGCAATGCAGGGGCGCATTGCAGTGGCCCACTTCATGGGCGACACCGTTACGCCGCTCAAGCTGCACCAGGTGGCGTCCAACATCTTCACCTCGCCGGAAATTGCCAATGTTGGGGTTTCCGAGGCCGAGATCGATTCCGGCAAGTACCAGGGCGACGTCATCAAGCTCTCGCTGCGCAGCAACGCCCGCGCCAAGATGCGCAACCACCGGGACGGCTTCGTGAAGATCTTCGCCCGCAAGGGCTCAGGCACCGTCATTGGCGGGGTGGTGGTGGGACCGAACGCATCCGAATTGATCTTCCCTATCTCCATCGCGGTGAAGCAGAAGCTGCACGTTGACGACGTCGCCAGCACCTTTACCGTCTACCCATCCCTGAGCGGATCGATCTCGGAAGCGGCGCGGCGCCTGCACGTGCATCTGTAG
- a CDS encoding prolipoprotein diacylglyceryl transferase — MVGLPFTGNGLVHAGFVGLGILAALLFYAYEKRRRGLSDPRLWPIAGFAVAFGAVGSRVLTWDISRQVSLADWWGNGDRSILAGLVGAWLGVLLGKRLTGYREKTGDLLAPAVAVALVIGRVGCLLTELPGTPTGGAWGIALTPAQAAVLGGPAEVGLHPSFAYEIAFHLVAFAAMWRYRDSLPRPGDLFICYVTSYALFRFGVEFVRGNEVLWLGMSRPQWFLLVILPLLSWRMLRVFGKPLRPKLEGKMA; from the coding sequence ATGGTTGGGCTTCCCTTCACGGGAAACGGGCTGGTGCATGCCGGCTTCGTCGGGCTGGGAATCCTCGCAGCCCTGCTGTTCTACGCCTATGAAAAGCGCCGCCGCGGCCTGTCCGATCCACGGCTGTGGCCCATTGCCGGTTTCGCAGTAGCCTTCGGGGCCGTTGGTTCCAGGGTGCTCACCTGGGATATTTCCCGTCAGGTTTCCCTTGCAGACTGGTGGGGCAACGGCGACCGCAGTATCCTGGCTGGCCTTGTGGGCGCTTGGCTTGGTGTCCTCCTCGGCAAACGGCTGACCGGGTACCGGGAGAAGACCGGTGACTTGCTGGCCCCCGCGGTGGCCGTGGCGCTGGTCATCGGCCGCGTCGGCTGCCTCCTGACCGAACTGCCCGGCACCCCGACCGGGGGAGCCTGGGGGATAGCCCTCACCCCGGCGCAGGCTGCGGTGCTCGGCGGGCCGGCCGAAGTGGGACTTCATCCATCCTTTGCCTATGAGATTGCCTTCCATCTTGTGGCGTTTGCGGCAATGTGGCGTTATCGGGACAGCTTGCCCCGCCCTGGCGACCTCTTCATCTGCTACGTGACTTCCTACGCCCTGTTCCGGTTCGGGGTCGAATTCGTGCGCGGCAACGAGGTGCTTTGGCTGGGGATGAGCCGTCCCCAATGGTTCCTCCTGGTGATTCTCCCCCTGCTGTCCTGGCGGATGCTGCGGGTATTCGGGAAACCACTCCGCCCGAAGTTGGAAGGAAAAATGGCATGA
- a CDS encoding radical SAM protein — protein MNPSSASPARTLPGPGQPLRGDRIHRYVTAFCPYCHETNRPLAQVRRLSGALLIRDDRVWLERGCPDHGLVSTLYDESPEILRYLEKWQAPTKQHIPDQAGNYRQIPEAYAYGLPAMQTQHTCILLQDIIEHCNLRCPTCFTASGPQLQGVAPLDQVLANVDTRLSRENGRLDVLMLSGGEPTLYPQLAELLAELVARPIVRIMVNSNGMLLATDDELLSLLARHRDRVEVYLQYDGPSKEASVHHRGGDLTRFKDAAISRLSEAGVFTTLTMTVTLGVNDGEVGAVVMRALETPFVGGVALQPVFGSGRGHGIDPMDRLTHTGVLQRLAEQTNGVVSWHDLTALPCSHPHCASVGYMLKDDSGTWRSLAALIGHDQLLAWLELHPDSIANRIADSAVPLELRSLMKSSLLDLLSEQSSLSHPRTADLWKNICTQCDLGIGTLTTLAAGKLPGQQQRLRRLLAERVTRIMVKPFMDMSTMIEERLTQCCVHVGTKSDTGDHQCAPFCAVQAWPALAVQRMSTATGQQLLPVRQV, from the coding sequence ATGAACCCGTCCTCTGCGTCCCCGGCACGGACCCTGCCCGGCCCCGGCCAACCGCTGCGCGGCGACCGGATCCACCGGTACGTCACAGCATTCTGTCCCTATTGCCACGAAACGAATCGACCGCTCGCACAGGTGCGGCGGCTCTCCGGCGCGCTGCTGATCCGGGATGACCGGGTGTGGCTGGAACGCGGCTGCCCGGACCACGGGCTGGTCAGCACCTTGTACGACGAGTCTCCGGAAATCCTGCGCTACCTGGAGAAGTGGCAGGCGCCGACCAAGCAGCACATCCCTGACCAGGCCGGTAATTACCGCCAGATACCCGAGGCGTATGCCTACGGGCTTCCGGCAATGCAGACGCAGCACACCTGCATCCTCCTGCAGGACATCATCGAGCACTGCAATTTGCGCTGCCCCACCTGCTTCACAGCATCGGGCCCGCAGCTACAGGGCGTCGCGCCCCTGGACCAGGTGCTGGCGAACGTTGACACCCGGCTTTCCCGTGAGAATGGGCGCCTGGATGTGCTGATGCTGTCCGGCGGGGAACCGACGCTCTACCCGCAGCTAGCCGAACTGCTGGCGGAGCTGGTTGCGCGGCCGATTGTCCGGATCATGGTGAACAGCAACGGCATGCTGCTCGCCACCGACGATGAGTTGCTCTCGCTGCTGGCCAGGCACCGGGACCGTGTGGAGGTCTACCTCCAGTACGACGGGCCGTCGAAGGAGGCCTCGGTCCACCACCGCGGCGGTGACCTGACGCGCTTCAAGGACGCAGCGATCTCACGCCTCTCCGAGGCGGGCGTCTTCACCACGCTGACCATGACGGTAACCCTCGGCGTCAACGACGGCGAGGTCGGCGCCGTCGTCATGCGCGCCTTGGAGACCCCGTTTGTCGGTGGAGTCGCATTGCAACCGGTGTTTGGTTCAGGACGCGGGCACGGCATCGACCCCATGGACCGGCTCACGCATACGGGCGTACTCCAAAGGCTCGCGGAGCAAACCAACGGCGTAGTTTCCTGGCACGACCTGACAGCCCTGCCGTGCTCGCATCCGCACTGCGCGTCCGTCGGGTACATGCTGAAGGACGATTCCGGAACGTGGCGATCGCTCGCTGCCCTGATCGGGCATGACCAACTGCTGGCATGGCTCGAGCTGCATCCTGACAGCATTGCCAACCGTATCGCCGACAGCGCAGTCCCGCTTGAACTGCGCAGCCTCATGAAGTCTTCGCTTCTCGACCTGCTCAGCGAGCAGTCTTCCCTTTCCCATCCGCGGACAGCCGATCTTTGGAAAAACATCTGCACCCAGTGCGACCTTGGCATCGGTACTCTCACCACGCTTGCCGCCGGCAAGCTTCCGGGCCAGCAACAGCGGCTGCGCCGGCTCCTCGCAGAGCGGGTCACCAGGATCATGGTGAAACCGTTCATGGATATGTCCACCATGATCGAGGAACGGCTCACCCAGTGCTGCGTGCACGTGGGAACCAAGAGCGACACCGGTGACCACCAGTGCGCTCCTTTCTGCGCAGTCCAGGCATGGCCAGCCCTGGCGGTGCAGCGGATGAGCACGGCCACTGGCCAACAGCTTCTCCCGGTCCGCCAGGTTTAA
- a CDS encoding PspC domain-containing protein, which produces MTTALVRPRRGKMIGGVCAALAARFGLPKFLVRLGFVIFGLVGVGELAYIVLWIIIPKEPA; this is translated from the coding sequence ATGACAACAGCACTTGTGAGGCCGCGCCGCGGCAAGATGATTGGCGGCGTCTGCGCAGCCCTGGCAGCCCGCTTTGGACTCCCGAAATTCCTGGTCCGGCTGGGCTTCGTGATCTTTGGGCTGGTGGGGGTAGGCGAACTCGCCTACATCGTGCTGTGGATCATCATTCCCAAGGAACCGGCGTAA
- a CDS encoding flavodoxin domain-containing protein — translation MAKIYIPYGSIEGQTAHIAEYIADVIRAHGHQAETVDLKHNTGRLPDGQDGVIVAASVHMGKHEGFVADFVRENRTELDQVPSALVSVSLAAHGDEANAESQVKQFEEETGWHPRHVAMFGGALLYTRYNFLKRQLMKKIVKDKGSQDLDTSRDYIYTEWDGVKHFTEDFLARLARPANPS, via the coding sequence ATGGCTAAGATCTATATTCCCTACGGCAGCATTGAAGGGCAGACAGCCCACATAGCCGAGTACATCGCGGACGTCATCCGGGCCCACGGGCACCAGGCCGAAACGGTGGACCTCAAGCACAACACGGGCAGGCTTCCGGACGGGCAGGACGGCGTCATCGTGGCGGCATCGGTGCATATGGGCAAGCACGAGGGCTTTGTTGCCGACTTCGTCCGCGAAAACCGCACGGAACTAGACCAGGTGCCCTCCGCCCTGGTTTCGGTCAGCCTGGCCGCCCACGGGGACGAAGCCAACGCGGAAAGCCAGGTAAAGCAGTTCGAGGAGGAGACCGGCTGGCATCCCCGGCACGTGGCAATGTTCGGCGGTGCGCTCCTGTACACGCGGTACAACTTCCTGAAGCGCCAGCTGATGAAGAAGATCGTCAAGGACAAGGGCTCCCAGGACCTCGACACCTCCCGCGACTACATCTATACCGAATGGGACGGCGTAAAGCACTTCACGGAGGATTTCCTGGCCCGGCTGGCGCGTCCGGCAAACCCCTCCTAG